A part of Ptychodera flava strain L36383 chromosome 11, AS_Pfla_20210202, whole genome shotgun sequence genomic DNA contains:
- the LOC139144348 gene encoding adenosine receptor A1-like: protein MATTEDMQSNASITVGFTENLDSVVNGTQLPETVYQVRVGLSVIILCMCLYDVIVCSLSLSAFIANSHLRHVGGYMHGNVEAACILSALVTVPLLLAILNTGTLHDYWVCVIGYCFLVLSLTAITASMLLYVLLVNFQFRRPFDSVRLSLIKPAIVVSVIVWLVVVVFSFIPAMGVNRYRDKRDEVDFKCTPLGVPTMGYFCVFMYGILIPFQVAAHTSGLLLLRLLKRTFVNSNIAGGSATARSTNTQKQLALLFHLSMSILIIAWLPMIIILNVSYFNPSLWDGYNVLLVVTFLTAIYSAGPTVCLLRITEIRTTMRQLLTCHYCFNCCH, encoded by the coding sequence ATGGCCACGACCGAAGATATGCAGTCAAACGCGAGTATAACCGTCGGCTTCACGGAAAATTTAGACAGCGTTGTCAACGGAACGCAATTGCCGGAGACTGTCTACCAAGTTCGAGTCGGGCTCTCCGTCATCATACTGTGTATGTGCCTCTATGATGTGATCGTCTGCAGTCTCTCCTTGAGCGCCTTCATCGCGAACTCGCATCTACGCCATGTCGGCGGTTACATGCATGGGAACGTGGAAGCCGCCTGTATTTTGTCGGCTTTGGTGACGGTGCCCCTGCTGCTTGCCATCTTGAACACCGGTACCCTGCACGACTACTGGGTGTGCGTGATCGGCTACTGTTTCCTCGTCCTGTCGCTCACCGCAATTACCGCCTCCATGCTTCTGTACGTGCTGCTGGTCAACTTTCAGTTTCGCAGACCGTTCGACAGCGTGAGACTGAGCTTGATAAAGCCAGCCATCGTGGTCTCAGTGATCGTTTGGCTTGTAGTCGTCGTCTTCAGCTTCATTCCGGCCATGGGAGTCAACCGCTACCGTGACAAACGAGACGAAGTGGATTTCAAGTGTACCCCGCTAGGTGTTCCAACCATGGGATATTTCTGCGTCTTCATGTACGGCATCCTCATTCCCTTTCAGGTCGCCGCGCACACGTCGGGACTCTTGCTTTTGCGCTTGCTGAAGAGGACTTTCGTGAACAGCAACATCGCTGGAGGGTCGGCCACGGCCCGATCGACCAACACCCAGAAGCAGTTGGCTCTGCTGTTCCACCTCTCGATGAGTATATTGATAATAGCCTGGCTACCGATGATCATCATTCTGAACGTCTCCTACTTCAATCCGTCGCTCTGGGACGGCTACAACGTCCTGCTTGTGGTCACTTTTCTGACCGCCATCTACAGCGCGGGCCCGACGGTCTGCCTGCTGAGGATCACCGAAATTCGCACCACGATGCGACAACTTTTAACGTGCCACTACTGTTTTAATTGTTGTCATTAA